From the genome of Streptomyces sp. NBC_00523:
AGACGTTCGCTCAGATCCCTTGACGCTTGGGTTAACCGCTTACTAACTTGCCGCCGCAGAAGGCACACCACGCGCCACCCAGCCGAACAGGACCCACCATGGCTGACACAGCACCTCCGCTGCCGCGCGAAAAGCGGCGAACGCGGCGAAAGCGGGCCGATGAGCCCGCCCCGCCGCCCGGCCCGGCCCTCGCCGCCCCGCACCGGCTCACACTCGGACAGCGCCTCAAACGCGACCGGGTGATGCTGCTGCTCACCCTGCCCGGCCTGCTCTACTTCATCGTCTTCCACTACGTGCCGCTGCTCGGCTACGTGGTGGCGTTCCAGGACTACCAGCCGTACCTCGGCTACATGCACAGCGTCTGGGTGGGCTTCGCCAACTTCACCGCCGCGTTCAGCGAACCGGCCTTCTGGACCGCGACCTTCAACACCCTGGAGATCGCCCTCGTCCAGCTGGTGTTCTTCTTCCCGGTGCCCATCGCCCTGGCCCTGCTGCTCAACAGCATCGCCAGCGACCGCATCCGGCGCTTCGTGCAGAGCGTGGTCTATCTGCCGCACTTCATCGGCTGGGTCATCATCGTCTCGATCTTCCAGCAGATCCTGGGCGGCGCGGGCGTCCTGCCCGACTTCCTCGGCAGCATGGGCCTGCCCCGCTACGACATGATGAGCGACCCGGACGCCTTCCCCTGGCTGCTCACCCTCCAGGTTGCCTGGAAGGACGCCGGCTGGGGCACGATCATCATCCTCGCCGCCCTCCTCAACATCGACCGGCAGCAGTACGAGGCCGCCGCGATCGACGGAGCCGGACCCCGGCGCAGGCTGTGGCACGTGACGCTGCCGGGCATCGCGCCCGTGCTCATCCTGCTGCTCATCCTCAACCTCGGGCAGATCCTCTCCGTCGGCTTCGAGCAGATCCTGCTCCAGCGCGACGCGGTCGGACCGGACGCCGGCGAGGTGCTCGACACCTACGTCTACTACCACGGCATCAAGGACAACGACTGGGGCGTCGCCGCCGCCGTCGGACTCGTCAAGGCGGTCATCGGCACCGCACTCGTGCTGGGCGCCAACAAGTTCGCCCACCGACTCGGCCACGAAGGGGTGTACCGCGGTGCTGACCGCTGAGAAGACGCGCGCCACGGCCCGGACCACCACACCGGCACCCGCGCCCGCCCCCGTACGCAAGTCCGACGGCCGCCCGCCGTGGATGGAGCGCCCGACCCGCATCGGTCGGACCGCGAAGGCCGTTGCCGTCGTCGTGGTCGTCCTCGCCGTCGCGTATCCGCTCGTCGGCGTCATCGGGACGAGCTTCGCCTCGCAGACCGACATCATCAAGAGCTCCGGCCTCGTCCTGTGGCCGGACCACCCCACCCTCGACGCCTACCGCACGATCTTCACCGGCGGCGTCGTCAGCCGGGCCCTCATCGTCTCCGTGGGCATCACCGTCTTCGGTACCCTCGCCAGTCTGCTCGTCACCGTCGGCATGGCGTACGGGCTCTCCCGCCGCGAGGTCACCGGCTCCCGCTTCATCCTGATGACGGCCCTGTTCACCATGCTGTTCAACGCGGGCATCATCCCGAACTTCCTGCTGGTCAAGGGCCTCGGCCTGTACGACACCTACGCGGCGCTCGTCATGCCCACCCTGGTCAGCGCCTTCAACCTGGTCGTCCTGCGGTCCTTCTTCATGAACCTGCCGGAGGAGCTGTACGACGCGGCCAAGGTGGACGGTGCCGGGGACTTCCGCATCCTGGTCCGCGTCGTCCTCCCGCTGTCCAAGGCC
Proteins encoded in this window:
- a CDS encoding ABC transporter permease; its protein translation is MADTAPPLPREKRRTRRKRADEPAPPPGPALAAPHRLTLGQRLKRDRVMLLLTLPGLLYFIVFHYVPLLGYVVAFQDYQPYLGYMHSVWVGFANFTAAFSEPAFWTATFNTLEIALVQLVFFFPVPIALALLLNSIASDRIRRFVQSVVYLPHFIGWVIIVSIFQQILGGAGVLPDFLGSMGLPRYDMMSDPDAFPWLLTLQVAWKDAGWGTIIILAALLNIDRQQYEAAAIDGAGPRRRLWHVTLPGIAPVLILLLILNLGQILSVGFEQILLQRDAVGPDAGEVLDTYVYYHGIKDNDWGVAAAVGLVKAVIGTALVLGANKFAHRLGHEGVYRGADR
- a CDS encoding carbohydrate ABC transporter permease, producing MERPTRIGRTAKAVAVVVVVLAVAYPLVGVIGTSFASQTDIIKSSGLVLWPDHPTLDAYRTIFTGGVVSRALIVSVGITVFGTLASLLVTVGMAYGLSRREVTGSRFILMTALFTMLFNAGIIPNFLLVKGLGLYDTYAALVMPTLVSAFNLVVLRSFFMNLPEELYDAAKVDGAGDFRILVRVVLPLSKAVLAVISLFYAVTYWNAFFNSLLYLNDSDKWPLPMVLRTYVLQGQSLDSASAGEVLAPQQAVQMAVLVIAVVPILCVYPFLQRYFTKGVLTGAIKG